From the genome of Tenrec ecaudatus isolate mTenEca1 chromosome 1, mTenEca1.hap1, whole genome shotgun sequence:
cttttttttctttttaagtaactgctttttcttttcttttttttttttgaaatatttatttctaatgacaaatcaatgaaattttgtctggaagcacggtgtagcatgggtaacagcatgtgggtggacccgccaggAGACCTTcagaaataccatatatactcaaatataagccgccCTGAgaataagctgaggtacctaattatttattacctgggaaaccagaaaaactgattgactcgagtagaagcctagggtgggaaatgtaggatgtgaattaacacagagaccagaggtgaGAGACGGAACACAGCCACAgatacatccttaccagttcagctgccagcataagtgaatcactacgggtgcttctgcgcgtcataggacggctctgattggttagatgtgagtaaacaaacattcaaagccctgcagtgtcagcggggctttgaatgaacagcggaggaacagaTGTTACGCACATTTTCAgcccaaaaaatgtgctgaaaaactcggcttatacacgagtatatacggtaggtgttttccaatggtcttaggcaaccctgtgaaagggttgcttgacccccaaaggagtctcgacccacaggttgagaaccactgctcaaccccatggaaaaccaaaaccagaaaCATCCATCTTGTGTTGCTGGGTGCCACTACGTCCACTGTGGCTCCTGGAGACCTCGTCTGAGGGAGCGGGCCTGCCCGGGTGGTCATCTTCCCGCCAACTCAGCTCTCCAGTGGAGCCCCGGGGAGAGTGGAGCCTTTCAGTTTGCTGCTGAGCGCTTAACCTGggggccaccaaggctccttctccGCCAGTTAACCATCCTTAACACTCCAGTTCTCTCTCTTTAATCTCTCAAATCACACGTCACCTTTTTTCAGATCTGGGCCCGTTTCTTTGCCAAGCGATCTATCCAAACAGCCTTCCAGCTTTCTGAAATAGCCCTTTCGAGAAGCGGGCTTGGCTACCGGGAAACTTTCTTCATTCTGGTTTGTCATGGTGTCCGATCCTGCACACGCTTTCTCCCCAATCACTGTTCTGTTTTGAGTGGTCTACAAAGCAAGCCCCTGGCTGATGGACCTGGGGAGGACAGCGCTCCACGGTCTTAGCTCTCCTCCATTTCTCGGGCTAGGAAGCCTCTTTCTGCCCCCCGCTGTTGACATGCTCTCGGCAGGAGTCTCCCTTTTGGCTATCCTGCTTCGGGATTTATAGATCATGACTTCTGGAACGTTCTCAGCATCATGTCTTCTCAGATGGTCCCCCACGCCACCTCCTACAAAGGCGAGGTACTCTTTCCCCTTCTTGTTGCCATAACTTCCACATGTTTATGCCAAATTCTGAGCCATATCTTCAGTGCTTCCAATCGAGCAATGTTCTCTTCAGCTGTATCTAGTCTTTGGGTTATTTGTAATGCCTGAGTCTCCGCTCCAGAATGATAAGGGTTTCAGACTTGCAAAGAATATTCTGAAGGTAGCATGCGGAGTTCTGGTCTActacctccccacccctacccgagCCCCGCCCCATCCCACTGTCCCCATTGTGAACCGTGTAAGTGGCCACAGTCCGCGTCCCACAACAGAAAAATCAACATCGCTTCCATGCTACCAGCTAAGCACCCGGCTTTATTTGGATTTTATCTATTTGGGCATAAATGACCCTTATCTGTCCAGGATCCCACATCATCTCCTGTTCCTTTGGGTCTGTGACATTTCATAGTCTTTCCTTTGTGGTTCATGTATGACCTTGACCAGGTGTCCTGTAGGAGAGCCCCAGTCCCAACCCTTATCTATCCTGGGAGCTGCAGTGAGACCCATCACATGGACTTCCGGACCACCTTCATGGGCTTCTCTGTTAAATGCAGTTGTGATTCCcgactcctcctgccccaccaccatactCGGCCCTGCCCAGTACCCACCATGGTGGCAGCAGCCTCTGCGCCGTTGAGCTGTTTTATCTACATCTAAAGCTGGACTGGGTCCACCTCCAGTCGAGGTCCTGGCCTAACTGCCGCCATGGCTCAGCTACGGTGGTCCATGCCTGGCATCGCGGTCATCTGGTGTGCACTCCCTGCCCAGCCCCACACCAGCACCCGGGGCTTTTTGAGCCTCTGCCCACCCTGCGCTCATCCGCCCAGGCTCAGGAGTGCAAAGGGCTTGCCACCATGGAGCAGGGTGTCTGGGGTCCCATGACCCCAGAAGTCTCTCTGCTTGCTGTTCCCGACCCCCTCATTGAGTTCAGATCCTCACAGTTCCCGGAAACCAGCTGCCCCAGGTCACCAAGGACCCCTGCCAGAGTCAAGCTGGGCAACCCCATCCTTCTAGAAGGCTCCCTAACTAGTTCCCCCGCCTCAGGACCCAGGATGTCTCTGTGCCCTGGTGCCCGGGCCCCACAGGGCACACCGGATTCTGCCCTGCTGCtctgccagccccagcccctcttCCCTTTTCTGTCCCCTGCACCACTTCTTGTCTGAGCCCGTCGCTCCACATCTTTACTGTAGGCTCCTGCGTGCCCGTGACCTGTGGCCACGTCCGTCAGTCTGCCTGATCCGCGTCACGGGCCAGCTCGGGGGACTGACCGTGGACGGCGCTGTGCGGGGCCACCCCGGGCTGGCGGGGCACACACTCACTCGTCTTTGCAGGGCTCGGGGCTGGAGGTGTCTGCCGCGGAGTCGTAATCGCGCACATCGCTCAGCTCCCGCATCTGGCCGGTGAGCACCTTGGCAGCGAAGGCCAGGATGTACTGCGGGGGAGGGGAAGGCGGGTGAGGCCGCGGGGAGAGGCggggctgggtgggtgggtggaggtgaaccgcgggggggggggggcaggggggagggctcACCAGAAACCAGTagaggttcatgagggtgagcgcCAGCAGCAGCGCGTTGAAGAAGAAGTAGAAGGGGATGTCCGGCACGGAGCGCAGGCTGCAGTGCCACGTGGCGTACAGGACCTTGAGCGGGAACCAGTAGAGCCGGAACCAGAACCTGGGgcaggggcgggaggggggggtcCATCTGCCTctgtccccaccctgcccctggcCACGCCCCCTCTgtcctctccttttctttttccccctgtcCTTTTCTTGACCTGCCTGTCCCCCAGCCCCGGTCAGTGCCCCCCTCAACCCTTTCTGCCCAACGCGGCTCTCCCTGCCGGCCCCCCGCGCCCGCCCAGCCCCCAGGCTCACCAGCTGACGCAGAAGCAGGCGCAGCCCAGGTCCGCCGCGAGCTCGTGAAGCCGGCGGCGCGCGCCGCCCCGGGACTTGAAGTAGACATTGAGCTTGGTGAACTCCAGCAGCACGTCGCTGATGTCATGCAGGAACAGCACCAGCACCCCCACGTTGTGGTacctgggggcggggcggggcaggtCACGCCAAGGGCCCTGGCCACGCCTCCCTGCCGGCCACCGCCACACCAGCCAGGCCACGCCTCCCTACCGGCCCCGCCTCCCTGCCGGCCACGCCTCCCTGCCGGCCACGCCTCCCCTGCCGGCCACCGCCACACCAGCCAGGCCACGCCTCCCTGCCGGCCCCGCCTCCCCTGCCGGCCACGCCTCCCTGCCGGCCACGCCTCCCCTGCCGGCCACCGCCACACCAGCCAGGCCACGCCTCCCTGCCGGCCACGCCTCCCCTGCCGGCCACCGCTCCAGGCCCAGTGTAGGGTCAGGCCACGCCAGCCAGGCCGGCAGCAGCCAGACCTCGCCCCCCACCTCACTGCCCGCACTGCCCAGGGTCCCGTGGGTCCTTCTCTGATGTGTCCTTGTCTCCCGAGGCCAGCCGCCCTCCAGAGCTCtccgaagctcactgccattaggAACAGCTCCAAGGGCCACCCCTAGGTGCAGCCTCAAGATCTCAGCTACTTGCCTAGCAGGGGTCACCTCTGTGACCCCATGTCCCCACCAACACTTCTAAAGAGCTCCTGCCCCTTTCCCACAGTTCTTAGCACCTTCAAATAAGATGATGTTCTTTTTCCTTCCCCATTTTCTTCTGGTTTTATCTCCTGTCtccaccctctagggcaggggttctcaaccttcctcaggccgcgaccctttcagacagtccctcatgtggtggggacccctcaaccataacattatttttgttgctacttcatcactgtcattttgccactgtgatgaattgggcgacccttgtgaaagggtcgttcgacccccaaaagggatggagacccacaggttgagaagcgctgctctagtAGAATCCTGCCCCATAGAACGTTCTAGAGTGAGGGAAATGTTCGGTACTGACACTGTCCAATCCTGGAGTCCCCAGCCCTGAGTGGCTGCTGAGACTGTGGACGGAGACGTTTGGATTTACATGTAAGAGTACAGAAGTTCGACCAGCCCCTGCGGCCAGGCAACCAGCAGCACTGAGCTGCGGCCATCCTTTTAAGTTTCTATGACACGTTTCTCAGAGCGTGGTGAGGGCCTGGTGGTCATGTGTTGCGCTGCTGCTGCAACCTCAgggattcgaaaccaccagccagctctgtcggacaaagataaggctttctattcctgtaaggtGTTACGGTCTCTtgtactgattgtggtagcaattgtacacgtCTACTTGGCATGACTGACATGTGGAATGATATGTTATATGTCTTAAATCCCAAATAGCTAAAAAAAATACAGCCTGGGAAGCTCACAggcgcagtgctaccctgtcgcaCAGGTTCGCCACAAGTCAGAACGAACTTGATGTCAGCGAGTCTGGGTTGGGGTTGGCTTGGTTTTTGAGTAGCCACATtgaccggagccctggtggtgtagtgggttatgtggggctgctaacgacaaggtcggtggtatgaaaccaccagctgctctgtggaagaaagaggctTCTTCCCctgaagacagtggttctcaatctgtgggtcgtgacccctttgggggctgaacgagCCTTTCATTTGAGTCACCAGatttatcacagtagcaaaatgacagtgatgaagtagcaatgaaaataatgttatggttgggagggggtgtcaccaccacatgaactgtctgaaagggcctCGGGatgaggatggttgagaacccctacctTAAGAgttagctttggaaacccacaggggcttttCTACTCTGTATTACAGGGTTgcttgtgagttggaatagacgtaACTGCAGTGAGATGTAGGGAgtagccacattaaaaaaaatttaaaaaggaaaaggaagcagGTGATATGGGTTGGATTTTGTCCTCAGCAGAAAGGAAGTGGTGGACTGCCCTCTACCTGTGGATACAATCCCACCTGGTCAGAGGGCTTTCTTGGTATGCTAATGAGGCCCTATCCATGGAGGGCGTGTCTTAAACCTACTCACTTTGGAGCAATCAGaggaactcagtgccatcgagtcacagCCGACTCCGatggaccctaaaggacagggcagaactgccccggcacgtttccgagactgtcactctttctggaggtagaaagctgtctttccatcagacagtgtaagacttgacgcaataataataatgtattaattatcaagggttcaggagggaggggaaatgaggagctgataccaagggctcaagtagaaagcaaatgttttgagaatgatgatggcaacaaatgtataaatgtgcttgacgcaatggatggattgtgataattgctgtaagagcccccaataaaatgatttatttataaaaacaaacacagaagaggctGCTTAGTCACAGGGACAAGCCAGTACACAGAGAGGAAAGACAAGTGTTGCTTGGAGGTCTCCAGGGAATCAGGGTGGCCGGGGACAGAGAAGCGGCAACCAACAAGGGCTTTCCCAGAGTGCCCAGCCCCTGGACCTGGCCTTCCAGCCCCTGACAGTGAATAAGACGTTTCTGTCCTGGAAGACTGCCCGAGCAGCCTTGTTATTGGAGCTGCAACTGAGAGACTGAGACAACAGGGGAGATTAATTTTAATAACAGAATGGGTAACAGGTGACTCAGTTCCCACTGTGCCCGGCAAGGTCTGGCTCCCTTGCTCAGGCTGTGTGTGAGCCATAGGGGCCGCTGTAAGCTCAGGGACCCTTGGGCCTATCTAAATGGTCTCTATTACACGCCTAGCTCCAAGTGGGGATCTGAGAAGGGACAGATGCCGGCTTGGGGCTGGGAGACCTACCCACCTCAGGCCTCCTCCTCCAGCCTCTCCCTTGACTACGCCCAAGACTACAACTCTCTCTCCTACAGGCTCCCCAGCATCAGCCCAGCACTGTGCTCACCGGAACGCATACGAGGAGACAATGAGGGCCAGAGTGACCACGTGGTGGACGAGCATGACCACCGAGTCCTTGCGCCAGGCGTCCATGTAGATTGTGGCGTAGATGGAGTGGCCGTAGAAGCTGCCCTGCAGAAGGTAAACTGCCGAGATGTCCCAGGGCACCGCCATGCCCGGTTTCCAGTCTGCAGAAAACCACGCCCAGAGGTCAGGGCCACAGATGCCCCCAGTCCCGCCCCCCCACTCCCCTGGCCTTGCCCCTAATTTTCTACCTGTTACTTTTCTGTCCACTGACTTTGTCTTTTAGAACCGTTTTGTGCTGGTGGCAGAATTATGCAGACAACAGAGACCTCCCTGCTGGTGCCCCGTGCctgggtgcacacacacacacacacacacacacacactctcacactgtCTCCAACTGTTACCAAAAAAACTAGCTGCTGAGTTCATCCCCACTCATGTCTGTGTGCCCTTGTCACACTGTGCAccaggggttttcaatggctagttTCTCAGAAGccgacagccaggcctttcttctgaggcacccctggGAGGACTCGCACCCATGGTCTGTGAGGGGTCAAGTGCTTCACTGTTCCCATCACCCTGGGCCGAGCACGCCTGCCGTGTGTGGACTGGTGCACATTGAGGAGCGGATTCTGGAGCCTCCATACTTTTTATAGATTCAGAGGCCCCCATTTCCCACAGTCTCCTCTGGCCGGCCGGGTACCCCATCTTATCAGCCTCCTGGCTCTctcgctgccatcaaatcagttctgactcatggcatcccaataggacaaggtagaactgtccctgtgggtttcccagactcaaACACTATGGGAGTAAaatgcctcaactttctcccattgagcaatttagtggttttgaactgctaactcatggttggcagtccaacatataacccacggCTCCTCCTGGCCCCCAGCTCCTTGCAAATCCCCAACTTACAGCAGAGGAGGAATTCACAGAGTACCCACAGTGTCCTGCAgcggtggcggggtggggggtgtcgctgtcctgccctctcttcctcctgcagtggCACCGATCCCCAGCACACACACTGGACTTCCTGCCACAGCCCTCTCCACACCACCTCCAGCTGCGGCCTCCCAGCGGTCCCCCTCTTGCCCACCTTCCCTAGCTGACCCTCCAGCTACATCCAGGGCCCTCTCATAGCAGCTCACTGACCAGCAGCGTGTCGCCTAGGTGTACCCAGAGCTCAGCTGCTCACTGATGTCCCCCATTCCTGCCCTGGCAACATCTCTTCATCTGTCCAGCTGAGACCCTCCCAGACCCCATACAGGACTCACCCTTGTCCATACTGCTGCCTGCTTCCTGTCCCTGTCACCCCTACACGGATCCAGGCCCAGCGGTCTCCCACCCAGTACTTCCCTAGCCCCTCCTTGGTCTCCATCACCCTTCCTGATAGCCATGCCCCCAGAGTACCCGGCTGGCCACCCAGCAATTCCGCTCAGAGGCGAGTGCCCAGATGACTAGAAAGCTGACTCCATGGTAAACCAGCGCCCACTGTGGCACAAGTCAGAGCACGCCGAGGGTGGACGCAACCCCAGTGTCTGTCAATGAGGGATACTATGTGGCGTCCCTTGCTTTTCCAAAATCCACTTGGTGCCAATTTGGTTGTAATGAGAGACCTACATCCCTCCACGTCTGTTTTCAAAGGAAAGAAATCCGAAGGGGGCTTTTGCttttaccaaaaaacaaaacaaaaaaacacgaaAGAGAAGCCAGCGTTGAGTTTGCTGGCTCACCCGAAGCGGGAGTTGGGGCGTCACCACGCCCCTTCCCAGGGGGTGCCCCCAGCGGGACCACCCGGCCTGAGGACCCTGGGAGTGCCTTGGGTTTTCTGGGTCATACAGAGCATGCTTTGGTACGTTGTTTTAGGGGGGCCTGGGGGCACCTTTTTCTTCCCACTGGGTAAATGAGCGAATGGTCTTGGCCTCTTCACCTTACGGCGCTACTTTCGGATGGCGGGGAATCGCGCTTGCTCCACTGTGCGCAGGCGCTTGCTCTGCCACCTGCCACCACGTGGGCAGACTTTGAAAGGTGCTGCTCAGTGAACCCAGCCAAGCCCGCAAGCCTGGTGTCTGATAGGAAGCGTCCCGAACAGGTGACTCCGCAGAGGCAGAAAAGAGGCGAGGCTGGTTGGGCGAGGGGAGGGGAATGCGGGGGCGGCTTAGGGGTCTGGGCTTTCCTCTTGGGGTGATACGGAGGTGCTGGCACAGCTAGGGGAATGGACGACATGCCAGCGAGCGGTTCACTTTCCAAGTGGTGTTCTTGGATGGAACCAGTGACTAAGGTCTCAGCCACTGGCCCTGGGGCTGGTGTTTCCCACCCACCCAGCAGGGCCTCAGCAGAAAGGTCTGAcacctgcctctgtaaagatgacagccaagacacCCTCCGGGACAGTTCTCTTCCGCACCCCCAGGGGGCGATGGGAGCCAAAATCGACTCAACCACAAACAAGCACTCAGTGGGGAACGATGGCCTGCAGCTTCCAGCCCTGGGGAGTGGTTGTGGCCACAGGGGGCACCATCCAAGCCCAGGGGGAGGGgcgtgggggagagggggcaggagGCCAAAGGGGTAGGACACCACAACCCTGCGTGCCAAGTTCTGTGTGGAAATGTAACACCTGCCCCAACATCCACCTGACCAGGTGTCTCCATTTCAGGGAGGCCAAAGACACGACTCGGGGTGCATCTGCAGGGCTGGGCCGCCTGGGGCTGGCATGGCATGGCAGGCCGCGGAAGGATGGCTGGTACAAGTCCCTTTGGTTCTCGTTAGGAATGGAGCTACCTATGTTCTCCCAAAAGGTACGTTTCAGGCCTCCCCCTAAGCCTGGGCCAGCGCCCTGGCTAGCAAACAGGGCTTCTCTTTTGCCATCAGTTGGAATGGTCATCGGGGTGGGTGCCCATGAAAGGGGAGGACCAGCAGGGCAGTGGGATTGATCACGCagggcaaagacagacaccatatGAGGGCCAAGGACTGGCAAGGCTGTCATTGAGCCCAGCCCGGCTCCCAGGGGccttacagggcagagcagggctGCTCTGAATGTCTGCAAGTGTACttcttgatgggagcaggcagcctcatttttctcccggggaccagctgatgggtttgaaccaccgaccctgtggttagcagccaaaaacTTAAAACCCATTAGATGGAGGGCCCCTTCCAAGGACTGGCTACTGGGTCGGAGTACCTCCTTGCAGAACCCTGGGAGGATGACCAACTAAAGCCCAAGACAGTGGTACTTTGCTCCAGCCAGGCTGACATCCTCCTGTCTCTCTGCCCCCACACCCAGAGCTCCCTGCTGGCCCTAGACCTGGACTGCGGATGAGCCATCCCTTCGGCCTCATGACCTGTCCAAGCTGGGCTCTTCCGAGAGTGACTCTCATCGCCATCATGGGGTGACCCAGGTTGTCCCAGCCTCCAGGATTAGGGTCACTTCACCTAGTCACAATCCTTCTCACCCACGCATGCCAGTCCACCAGCCGGCCCTCCTTCCAGCTCCTCAGGGACTGGCCCCCTAGACTGCTCGGCTGCTGACGGAAAGGCTCGGGTCTTGCCAGCCCAAAAGGAtctcgggagaaaggcctggagaactCCTGGAAACTCAGCCACTGAGAGTGGCAACACACTGTCACCCCGAGATCATCGGGAGTCTGGCTGGCTGGGCTGCCCCTACACCTCCCACATTTCACCCGGATAGCGGGGATGCATCCCAGTTTTCCCACCCCTAACTCTCTGAGCCCTCTGCCCGTCCCTTGCGCCCCTCCCCCCCTGGCTTTTGCCCACCAGCCACCAGAAGCAGCTGGTCCCCACCCTTGCTGTACCTGCTCCCAGTGCACCCACCAGCAGCCTGTGTCTGTGCACACGCACGCACGGCCTGGGGGACCTCAGCTGAAATGCTGCCCCTCCTGGCCCTCTCCACTCTGGTGTCAGCTCCACCTATGGATCCACAGATGGTCCAGCTCAACTCCTGTTTCCTCgcgctccccacctcccacccccagtgtTATCCGACCCCTTTTTCTCTTCCACACTCCTTGGGTTGACAGCAAACTCTACAGGTTCCACCTTCAGACTGCTTCTCATGTCCAGCCACCTTCCCCGGccctgacccctgccagagccccCAGCTACATCTCAGGCGCCAGCCAGCCAGTCAGCAGAAGTTCCCACCTCAGCTCGGGATCCTCCTGGTAAAATTGAGTGCTCGCCACAGCCTCCAAGGACTGTAGACAGACAGCGCCCTCGCCAGGTCTGGCCACACTAGGTCCTTCTGCCCACCCACCCTCCGCGCCGATGCCAGCAACTGTCCCATGTGACTCCAGCTGGCCTGCCTGGGCCTCCCAGACACCCCGAAGCCTTCACTCAAAAGCCACCCTCAGGGCCCCACACCCTGGCCTCCCTGTGTGCGTGGCTTTCTGAAGTAATCCTAATCTCATTCAATGATCCTGCTCGGTAGGCAGCCTCCAGGGTGCAGGGTCCCCAGCCCGGGCAGGGCGCCCCATAAGCCCAACACTAAATGCAGTGCTGCGGGCGAGCCCCAGCTCAGGACCACACCACGTGGGTGAGAGTAGGCCCTGCTCCACAGTCCTCTTCAGATGCACTGTTGTGTCTGTGAGGACGGACACCGCAAAGCGGGCAGCGGAATCGGAGAGGTGGCAGCTTCGGCCACAAAAGGGCCACAAAGGGCCAAcgcgtcgattctgactcacgccgaccctctagaccagcggttctcgaaCGACCTTTTctcggggtcacctaagaccatgggaaacacctatttctgatggtctcaggaactgagacacagctcctctctgtctccaggcaggtctgcccacctgCGGACACGCTGAGCTTGTGAGAAAGAAGCCgtctcaaccttcccactgacgctggctttttatgcacactgtcgcaaaatgtagccatGTAGTTTACTGcctttatattaagactgttacacgtgctacaccatgcttcaagacgaactttcattgatttgtcattagaaataaatacttcaccaTATAGAATTAccgattgtttttgtgattaattgctatgctttaatgatgttcaatttgtaacaatgaaactatATCCTGCCTGTCAGATATtcacatgacgattcatcacagtaacaacatgacagtgacgaagtagcaaggaaaatcattgtatggttgggggtccccaccacatgaggaactgtatggaagggtcgcggcctgagtaag
Proteins encoded in this window:
- the CERS1 gene encoding ceramide synthase 1, producing MAGTAPAAGPEPMPSYAQLVRRGWGSALAAARDCGDCGWGLARRGLAEHAHLAPPELLLLALCALGWTALRALVTSRLFRPLAKRCRLHPRDAAKMPESAWKFVFYLGAWSYSAYLLLGTDYPFFHDPPSVFYDWKPGMAVPWDISAVYLLQGSFYGHSIYATIYMDAWRKDSVVMLVHHVVTLALIVSSYAFRYHNVGVLVLFLHDISDVLLEFTKLNVYFKSRGGARRRLHELAADLGCACFCVSWFWFRLYWFPLKVLYATWHCSLRSVPDIPFYFFFNALLLALTLMNLYWFLYILAFAAKVLTGQMRELSDVRDYDSAADTSSPEPCKDEKPLRNGLVKYKRC